A window from Telopea speciosissima isolate NSW1024214 ecotype Mountain lineage chromosome 8, Tspe_v1, whole genome shotgun sequence encodes these proteins:
- the LOC122672225 gene encoding uncharacterized protein LOC122672225, whose protein sequence is MIQATCEKVDVVREKIKIAQSKQKSYVDNWRKDIEFRVGKKVFLQVSPTKGLLWFNKKGKLSLTYIGPYEILKRVGQVAYRLALLPSQEGAHNVFHMSMLKKYINNPTHVLSAESERLDADMTYEEQSKEISERKEHNLYNPIVAFVKVRWGNHPPEEASWEREEEMHPQLFRQQDQEPDVTHTSTLWCITPMVDFSEMPPLKTSYIPARCSMHHQMYNSR, encoded by the exons ATGATACAGGCAACTTGTGAAAAGGTGGATGTGGTCAGGGAAAAGATCAAAATAGCTCAGTCCAAACAGAAGAGCTACGTCGACAACTGgaggaaggacattgagtttAGAGTTGGCAAGAAGGTATTCCTCCAAGTTTCTCCAACGAAGGGTCTGTTGTGGTTTAACAAGAAAGGGAAATTGAGCTTGACATACATTGGACCCTATGAAATTCTAAAAAGAGTTGGACAAGTAGCGTATCGTTTGGCCCTACTGCCATCCCAAGAAGGCGCCCACAATGTATTCCACATGTCAATGTTAaagaaatacatcaacaacccaacACACGTACTTTCAGCAGAATCAGAGCGGCTTGACGCTGATATGACATATGAGGAGCAATCGAAGGAGATATCAGaaagaaaggagcataacctctaCAACCCTATAGTTGCATTTgttaaggttcgatggggaaatcaCCCACCCGAggaagcatcttgggagcgtgaagaagaaatgcatCCTCAACTCTTTAGACAACAAG ATCAGGAGCCTGATGTCACACACACTAGTACCTTGTGGTGTATTACTCCTATGGTTGATTTCAGTGAGATGCCCCCACTGAAGACATCCTACATACCAGCAAGATGCTCAATGCACCACCAGATGTACAACTCTAGGTAA